In one Pseudodesulfovibrio tunisiensis genomic region, the following are encoded:
- a CDS encoding general secretion pathway protein GspK: MRQPRKEGSVLIVVLLILAAAAYLVMESGKVVRIDYGGAAYQRCMASGGSLLRSGVDVARELLMQDLRKHGDVGDHKFDQWARADRFFETLSSGLESGELAGTIVPENSRINLNHLRQQDELGKALAGIFLRLMRGLCATHGVEGNPNVLLQSIRVWLGAKDLSGDAAWYGDQDPSYAAPRRPFNCAEELLLVRWEDVSREDFQRLYFGRPGAPGLEAFVTVWGEGRLNVNTARSEMLGAMAPEGRYRAEFVKAVLGFRNNGANNLSEPWYLDLAERIGFDMDAFPSKALIFRSRYFRVTLSATIGAGKLGSTTIIKREDKLCRVLFNNVH; this comes from the coding sequence ATGCGTCAGCCACGGAAGGAGGGATCGGTGCTCATCGTGGTTCTGCTCATACTCGCTGCTGCGGCCTATCTGGTCATGGAGAGCGGCAAGGTCGTTCGCATCGACTATGGTGGGGCCGCGTATCAGCGCTGCATGGCCTCGGGCGGAAGTCTGCTGCGTTCCGGGGTGGATGTCGCCCGCGAGCTGCTCATGCAGGACCTGCGCAAGCACGGCGATGTCGGGGATCACAAGTTCGACCAATGGGCCAGAGCGGACCGTTTCTTCGAGACCCTTTCCTCGGGATTGGAGTCCGGGGAGCTTGCCGGGACCATCGTGCCCGAGAATTCCCGGATAAATCTGAATCACCTGCGTCAGCAGGACGAACTGGGCAAGGCACTGGCCGGGATTTTTCTCAGACTGATGCGGGGCTTGTGCGCGACCCATGGTGTGGAGGGAAATCCGAACGTGCTGCTCCAGTCGATCAGGGTCTGGCTCGGCGCCAAGGACCTGAGCGGTGATGCGGCATGGTACGGGGATCAGGACCCGAGCTATGCGGCTCCCCGCAGGCCGTTCAACTGCGCGGAAGAACTGCTGCTCGTGCGTTGGGAAGACGTGTCCCGCGAGGATTTCCAGCGGCTGTATTTCGGCAGGCCCGGCGCGCCCGGACTCGAAGCGTTCGTCACGGTGTGGGGAGAAGGGCGCCTCAACGTGAACACGGCCCGTTCCGAAATGCTGGGCGCCATGGCCCCGGAAGGACGGTATCGGGCCGAGTTCGTCAAGGCCGTGCTGGGATTTCGCAACAACGGAGCCAACAATCTTTCCGAGCCCTGGTATCTGGACCTTGCCGAGCGGATCGGGTTCGACATGGACGCGTTTCCCTCCAAGGCCCTGATCTTCAGGAGCCGATATTTTCGCGTGACCCTGAGCGCAACGATCGGAGCCGGGAAGCTCGGTTCCACAACCATCATCAAGCGGGAGGACAAGCTGTGCAGGGTGCTTTTCAACAATGTGCACTAA
- a CDS encoding type II secretion system protein GspJ: MGIGKRHGGERAGFTLMEMLVAVALSAVIMMALFGMFGAVVEVVAGVEQHEEAANSQRVFEGLLFDDLGSVYADKEAEFRFKGSSGSFLGLDGQFLEFCTSVGLGRANIGPSFALQRVEYLLKGRGDLHDVYRRERPNCGVPGEWEWVEVPVLRGVREMEVEYLDPFDWSYVTSWEGDGGRCPRAVRFKVVYRNGREESFVTQLSVDAVGTE; this comes from the coding sequence ATGGGAATCGGGAAGCGGCATGGCGGCGAAAGGGCCGGATTCACGCTCATGGAGATGCTCGTGGCCGTGGCCTTGTCCGCCGTGATCATGATGGCCCTGTTCGGCATGTTCGGCGCGGTGGTGGAAGTGGTGGCCGGTGTCGAGCAGCATGAGGAAGCCGCCAACAGTCAGCGGGTCTTCGAGGGACTGCTCTTCGACGATCTGGGATCGGTGTATGCCGACAAGGAGGCGGAGTTCCGCTTCAAGGGAAGCAGCGGTTCGTTTCTCGGTCTGGACGGACAGTTTCTGGAATTCTGCACCTCGGTCGGACTGGGGCGGGCGAACATCGGGCCGTCGTTTGCCCTGCAACGGGTCGAATATCTGCTGAAGGGTCGCGGCGATCTGCACGACGTGTACCGCAGGGAGCGGCCGAACTGCGGAGTGCCCGGGGAATGGGAATGGGTCGAGGTCCCGGTGCTTCGGGGCGTGCGCGAGATGGAGGTCGAATATCTGGACCCGTTCGACTGGAGCTATGTCACGTCCTGGGAAGGGGATGGCGGAAGGTGCCCCAGAGCCGTTCGGTTCAAGGTGGTGTACCGGAACGGTCGGGAAGAGTCGTTCGTGACGCAATTGTCCGTGGACGCGGTCGGTACGGAGTGA
- a CDS encoding type IV pilus modification PilV family protein, with product MRSEGFTLIEVLVTLVVLSIGALSVMKFASQTQEVSAEISHTDAMSRLAGIRMLELEKDGFSSSFSRSGGFDDEPGYEWSAGSVGVNDDGWYRMVLEVRRRDTGRTVILERVFRELL from the coding sequence ATGCGCAGTGAAGGCTTCACGCTCATCGAGGTGCTCGTCACTCTGGTCGTGCTCAGCATTGGCGCGCTGTCCGTGATGAAGTTCGCGTCCCAGACCCAGGAGGTGAGCGCGGAGATCAGCCATACTGACGCCATGTCCCGGTTGGCCGGAATCAGGATGCTGGAATTGGAAAAGGACGGTTTTTCGTCCTCGTTTTCCCGGAGCGGGGGCTTTGACGATGAACCCGGGTACGAGTGGAGCGCCGGATCGGTCGGCGTGAACGACGACGGATGGTACAGAATGGTGCTTGAGGTTCGGCGCAGGGACACCGGGCGGACCGTGATTCTGGAACGCGTCTTTCGCGAACTGTTGTGA
- a CDS encoding alpha/beta fold hydrolase, producing the protein MRKRVAAMVLLLVCAGVAVQGEAVFSMVLRAYFGLHGIHGKRIVRGGDTVFLFEGGPRDGRTVLLLHGVGGNALTSWFRLMPDLARQYRVIAPDMFFANLPDLVGSGYGIDLENRLVDMLFDNLDVERASIVGLSFGAWPALRAAADHPERVDRVVLVSPLGGKADQVLEGLDLDPDDPGRDFHYRIFSSPPPVPSLFLRPHWDRTTRVFRALPHFLDQLAVEGERLEAAMPRVQCPVLIVCGEQDRIMGRELFRDMAGQLPHGSLLELEGSGHAVVWDRADALAGVVTDFLGQEADGHAQ; encoded by the coding sequence ATGAGGAAGCGCGTTGCCGCCATGGTCCTGCTTCTGGTCTGCGCTGGCGTGGCCGTGCAGGGGGAGGCCGTGTTCTCCATGGTCCTCCGGGCCTATTTCGGACTGCACGGCATTCACGGCAAACGCATTGTCCGGGGCGGGGATACGGTATTCCTTTTCGAGGGCGGCCCCCGGGACGGGCGCACCGTGCTGCTTCTGCACGGCGTGGGAGGCAACGCCCTGACCTCGTGGTTCCGGCTCATGCCCGATCTCGCCCGGCAGTATCGGGTGATCGCGCCGGACATGTTTTTCGCCAATCTGCCCGATCTTGTCGGCTCAGGGTACGGCATTGATCTGGAAAACAGGCTGGTGGACATGCTGTTTGACAATCTCGATGTGGAGCGCGCCTCGATCGTGGGGCTGTCCTTCGGGGCCTGGCCCGCCTTGCGCGCTGCAGCGGACCATCCCGAACGGGTGGACAGGGTCGTGCTGGTTTCGCCCCTGGGCGGAAAGGCGGATCAGGTGCTGGAAGGGCTGGACTTGGACCCGGATGACCCGGGCCGGGATTTCCATTACCGGATTTTTTCCAGTCCGCCTCCGGTTCCGTCCCTGTTCCTGCGCCCCCATTGGGACAGGACCACGCGGGTATTTCGCGCCCTGCCGCATTTTCTCGATCAGCTGGCTGTTGAAGGCGAGCGGCTGGAAGCGGCCATGCCCCGCGTGCAGTGCCCGGTGCTGATCGTCTGCGGGGAGCAGGATCGAATCATGGGCAGGGAACTGTTTCGGGACATGGCCGGGCAGTTGCCCCACGGCTCGCTGCTGGAACTGGAAGGAAGCGGTCATGCCGTGGTCTGGGATCGGGCCGATGCGCTTGCCGGGGTCGTGACGGATTTTCTCGGACAGGAGGCGGACGGACATGCGCAGTGA
- a CDS encoding A24 family peptidase, with protein METGLMRVVALSAAGLALGSFAGCVTCRHAAGTSVLSPARSFCPKCGTTLSWFENIPILGFCLLRGHCRHCGKPIDAAYPLIELAFFLSAILIAVRGLPVMAWAACMGALLLLAVAWTEEMRLGRVAGMVPAALCGAALIIALTGDRPVLSVLIPGVALAWCVGLLMAVLGAWKHAVSPGPAWLAMGAALVAGTVTTNPWFAAAVMVGTVCLGVASVRHGWRIPFSGCLAAGCLVCMAGV; from the coding sequence ATGGAAACAGGATTGATGAGGGTGGTTGCTCTTTCCGCGGCCGGACTGGCTCTTGGCAGTTTCGCGGGATGCGTTACCTGCAGGCACGCAGCCGGGACATCCGTATTGTCTCCGGCCCGTTCCTTTTGTCCGAAATGCGGGACCACTCTTTCCTGGTTTGAAAACATTCCCATACTCGGGTTCTGCCTGCTCCGGGGACATTGCCGTCATTGCGGCAAGCCGATCGACGCGGCCTATCCCCTGATCGAGCTGGCGTTTTTCCTCAGCGCGATTCTGATCGCGGTCCGGGGGCTTCCGGTCATGGCATGGGCTGCCTGCATGGGCGCGCTCCTGCTGCTGGCCGTGGCATGGACCGAGGAGATGCGTCTGGGGCGCGTGGCGGGAATGGTTCCGGCTGCGCTTTGCGGCGCTGCGCTGATCATTGCGCTGACCGGGGATCGTCCCGTGTTGTCCGTCCTGATTCCCGGGGTGGCGCTGGCCTGGTGCGTCGGCCTTCTGATGGCCGTGCTTGGTGCGTGGAAGCACGCGGTCAGCCCGGGCCCGGCATGGCTGGCCATGGGCGCGGCTCTGGTTGCCGGAACCGTGACCACGAATCCGTGGTTTGCCGCCGCAGTCATGGTCGGGACGGTCTGCCTTGGCGTGGCTTCGGTCCGGCATGGCTGGCGCATTCCGTTCTCCGGATGTCTTGCGGCCGGGTGTCTTGTCTGCATGGCGGGGGTGTGA
- a CDS encoding RluA family pseudouridine synthase codes for MKIPPGLNVIYADRKLVVVDKPSGLLSVPGRGPENQDCVVTRVQAMFPECRKFPTVHRLDMDTSGLLVLGLTARAQRELSQQFHDREVSKRYVAVLDGLVTRPEGVIDLPLRMDRFNRPYQVYDPIHGRRAVTEWRRLSVENGRTRVEFSPHTGRTHQLRMHSAHPLGLGCPIVGDRLYGSGTGPGQLLLHAGYLRFMHPKTKEMMEFFTEPSF; via the coding sequence ATGAAGATACCTCCCGGATTGAACGTGATTTATGCGGACCGCAAGCTGGTGGTCGTGGACAAGCCCAGCGGGCTTTTGTCCGTGCCCGGCAGGGGACCGGAAAATCAGGACTGCGTGGTGACCCGCGTACAGGCCATGTTCCCGGAATGCCGCAAGTTTCCCACTGTACATCGACTGGACATGGACACGTCCGGCCTGCTTGTGCTCGGTCTGACGGCGCGTGCCCAGCGCGAACTGTCGCAGCAGTTTCACGACCGCGAGGTGAGCAAGCGCTACGTCGCGGTGCTGGATGGTCTGGTGACCCGACCCGAAGGCGTGATTGACCTGCCGTTGCGCATGGACAGGTTCAACCGTCCCTATCAGGTCTATGATCCGATTCACGGCAGGCGCGCTGTCACGGAATGGCGCAGACTGTCCGTGGAAAACGGCCGCACCCGCGTGGAATTCAGTCCGCACACGGGCCGCACGCATCAGCTCCGCATGCACTCGGCCCATCCTCTTGGTCTTGGCTGCCCCATTGTGGGCGACAGGCTCTACGGCTCGGGCACAGGACCCGGTCAACTCCTTTTGCATGCCGGATATCTGCGGTTCATGCATCCCAAGACAAAGGAAATGATGGAATTTTTCACCGAACCCAGTTTCTAG
- a CDS encoding substrate-binding periplasmic protein produces the protein MTFTRRQCLAMFSATAAALAIPLSGIAEAPRLIMHYGDNLNPLSFETGDRMNGLLVDLMNAILRDRMGYDVVHQGFPWARAQQLVREGAGDGFCTNPTAPRREYAFFSATPALTIDFELFYNRDNPEREIIESVNSLEDIRNLSIVDYKGNNLARSIYPRSYDVLWANSPENIIRTLAEGRRDIYIGNPLYAMRIIREQGLEDTIARKPVSIMPPTRYHLGIRKSYPHARAVLAHFDLEMAEARKQGVVHDIRQRYY, from the coding sequence ATGACCTTCACCCGAAGACAATGTCTCGCCATGTTTTCGGCCACGGCCGCCGCTCTTGCGATTCCGCTGTCAGGGATTGCCGAGGCCCCGCGCCTGATCATGCATTACGGAGACAACCTCAATCCGCTGAGCTTCGAGACCGGAGACCGGATGAACGGCCTCCTCGTGGACCTGATGAACGCGATTCTCAGGGATCGCATGGGATACGATGTGGTGCACCAAGGTTTCCCGTGGGCAAGGGCGCAGCAGCTCGTGCGGGAAGGCGCTGGCGACGGCTTCTGCACCAACCCGACAGCCCCCCGGCGCGAATACGCCTTTTTCTCGGCCACTCCCGCGCTGACCATTGATTTCGAGCTGTTCTACAACAGGGACAATCCCGAACGGGAAATCATCGAATCGGTCAATTCGCTGGAGGACATCCGAAACCTCAGCATCGTGGACTACAAGGGCAACAATCTGGCCCGCAGCATATATCCCCGGAGTTACGACGTACTCTGGGCCAATTCCCCGGAAAACATCATCCGCACACTGGCCGAAGGCAGGCGGGACATCTACATCGGCAATCCGCTCTACGCCATGCGCATCATCCGCGAACAGGGGCTGGAAGACACCATCGCCAGAAAACCCGTCTCCATCATGCCACCCACGCGCTATCATCTGGGCATCCGCAAGTCGTATCCCCATGCCCGGGCAGTGCTCGCCCATTTCGATCTGGAAATGGCAGAGGCCCGCAAACAGGGCGTGGTCCACGATATCAGGCAGAGATACTATTGA
- a CDS encoding FAD-dependent oxidoreductase, translating into MHPKSDPGSTRNDWFLPKDIRQQLEKHFQSLKHHVALELFPDTGRNREHSEYTAKLCADLDRLSDRITFTTHEADSARARELDITAFPTLCINPDSMHIRFLGAPIGEESRAFITTILLVSMGTAGLSPVSSDLLRELNEERFVQVFVNPSCPYCPGQFLNAVRCAIHSPKRVRAECVDSTENPELAERHNVGSVPHTVINNTFTQLGLMPEERFVVELLALRSAEDLLADGSLPGVENSKAPDHYGSLEKGEVDLVIVGAGPAGLTAGIYAARAGLKAVVLEKGLIGGQVALTPVVENYPGFATVPGKQLMDIMSEHAREYVPIREGEGVEHIETGERIEITTNRAVHSARAVLLATGSTWRKLGVPGEDTCFGKGVNYCASCDGYLYKGKRVAIAGGGNTALTDALHLRNLGVAVTIIHRRDAFRAQDHLIKSVEHAGIPIRWNTVVTRIRETHGKLAGLDLRNVLDGRESELDVDGLFIAIGQTANTDLARELGVELDENGFIRVDEAMRTNVPRVYAAGDVTGGVQQIVTAIGEGSVAAMSAFEDISSPYWRK; encoded by the coding sequence ATGCACCCGAAATCCGACCCCGGCAGCACACGCAACGACTGGTTCCTTCCCAAAGACATCCGCCAGCAACTGGAGAAGCATTTCCAGTCCCTGAAGCATCACGTGGCGCTGGAACTGTTTCCGGACACGGGCCGAAACCGGGAGCATTCGGAATACACGGCAAAACTCTGCGCCGATCTGGACAGACTTTCGGACAGGATCACGTTCACCACGCATGAAGCGGATTCCGCCCGGGCAAGGGAACTGGACATCACGGCCTTTCCCACGCTCTGCATCAATCCGGACAGCATGCACATCCGTTTTCTCGGCGCTCCCATCGGCGAGGAAAGCCGGGCCTTCATCACCACGATCCTGCTCGTGTCCATGGGTACGGCCGGACTTTCCCCAGTCTCCAGCGACCTGCTGCGCGAGCTGAACGAAGAACGGTTCGTGCAGGTATTCGTGAATCCGTCCTGCCCATACTGCCCCGGGCAGTTCCTGAACGCGGTCCGCTGCGCCATCCACAGCCCGAAACGGGTCAGGGCCGAGTGCGTGGACAGCACGGAAAACCCGGAACTCGCGGAAAGGCACAACGTCGGCTCGGTGCCGCACACGGTCATCAACAACACCTTCACCCAACTCGGGCTCATGCCCGAGGAGCGGTTCGTGGTGGAACTGCTGGCCCTGCGCAGCGCCGAAGACCTGCTCGCGGACGGCTCCCTGCCGGGAGTCGAGAACAGCAAGGCCCCGGACCATTACGGTTCCCTGGAAAAAGGCGAAGTGGATCTGGTCATCGTGGGTGCGGGCCCGGCCGGTCTCACTGCCGGAATCTACGCGGCCCGGGCCGGACTCAAGGCCGTTGTCCTTGAAAAGGGGCTGATCGGCGGTCAGGTGGCCCTTACCCCGGTGGTGGAAAACTATCCCGGATTCGCCACTGTACCCGGCAAGCAGCTCATGGACATCATGAGCGAACACGCGCGCGAATATGTGCCCATCCGCGAGGGAGAAGGCGTGGAGCACATCGAAACCGGCGAACGCATCGAAATCACGACCAACCGTGCCGTCCATTCGGCCCGGGCCGTCCTGCTGGCCACGGGCTCGACATGGAGAAAACTCGGCGTACCAGGCGAGGACACCTGCTTCGGCAAGGGCGTGAACTACTGCGCATCGTGTGACGGGTACCTGTACAAGGGCAAACGCGTGGCCATTGCCGGAGGCGGCAACACGGCCCTGACCGACGCCCTGCATCTGCGCAACCTCGGAGTGGCCGTGACCATCATCCATCGCCGGGATGCATTCCGCGCACAGGATCATCTGATCAAGTCCGTGGAACATGCCGGTATCCCGATCAGGTGGAACACCGTGGTCACGCGAATCAGGGAAACCCACGGCAAGCTTGCCGGGCTCGACCTGCGCAATGTTCTGGACGGCCGGGAATCCGAACTCGACGTGGACGGCCTGTTCATCGCCATCGGCCAGACAGCCAACACGGACCTTGCCCGGGAACTGGGCGTGGAGCTGGATGAAAACGGCTTCATCAGGGTGGACGAAGCCATGCGCACCAATGTGCCACGCGTGTACGCGGCCGGAGACGTGACCGGCGGCGTGCAGCAGATCGTCACGGCCATCGGAGAAGGATCGGTTGCCGCCATGTCCGCGTTCGAGGACATCTCCTCGCCCTACTGGCGGAAATAG
- a CDS encoding FG-GAP-like repeat-containing protein — protein MSATSLATDTNVRDHFDTAEPPRDGANDAPFGTNGWLPELSESLVSYFSSLNDTTEITPSPQADIELRDMDHDGDMDILVTPHAPGTTPFWVENMGQGAKNLESLTNAAPMAVGFGDLNGNGSPDLVIGFAKGLKIVFSKTGDIHSPGVILDNPRAIHVADVDRDGANDIIVRDSDQIVLLQNSDGPFGSRILAWPDLGDHSVLAVGELDRTNAMLEFATINGNTNELQIIRHDGTQWHAANALDSDHEYNDARIADVNHDGYCDITATDCSGHAIWFRNDGAGEFSRMTEMPAQPRPETIPHADVEDEAMPLDNATSETDSGPPPPDDQERQIAAKHFSATIAKIENSPDDQGKQPDSGDFSEETGNLRIDLESGTVVRETPGNTGSTMAHTDATNASSGSGRDIVEGTAGDNTLSGNQGGDQLFGRDGNDTLRGGADDDALFGGNGQDRLSGDADRDILVGNQGNDLLDGGTGQDYLFGGDGNDLLIGGADQDYLFGGRGSDVFAYKSADHGNDRILDFNPNEDTVELDFSHGPLIMANGEYSGISGTAGSCLIWESSGSDSGSLIYDEDGSQLGGEHLIAAIDLADTDADFDPGELLTDMFDPQSA, from the coding sequence ATGTCTGCGACATCACTGGCAACCGATACGAACGTGCGTGATCATTTCGACACGGCAGAACCTCCTCGCGACGGGGCGAACGACGCGCCCTTCGGCACCAACGGGTGGCTCCCCGAGTTGAGCGAGTCGCTTGTTTCCTATTTTTCCTCCCTGAACGACACCACGGAAATCACGCCATCCCCGCAGGCCGACATCGAACTTCGGGACATGGACCACGACGGCGACATGGACATTCTGGTCACGCCCCATGCCCCCGGCACAACGCCCTTCTGGGTCGAAAACATGGGACAGGGTGCGAAGAATCTGGAAAGCCTGACCAATGCCGCGCCCATGGCCGTGGGGTTCGGCGACCTGAACGGCAACGGCTCGCCGGATCTGGTCATCGGCTTTGCCAAGGGGCTGAAGATCGTGTTCAGCAAGACCGGGGATATCCACAGCCCCGGCGTCATTCTGGACAACCCGCGCGCCATCCATGTGGCGGACGTGGACCGGGACGGCGCAAACGACATCATTGTCCGCGACAGCGATCAGATCGTTCTGCTCCAGAATTCGGACGGTCCGTTCGGCTCGCGCATTCTGGCCTGGCCCGATCTGGGCGATCATTCGGTGCTGGCCGTGGGCGAGCTGGACCGGACAAACGCCATGCTGGAATTCGCCACCATCAACGGCAACACCAACGAACTCCAGATCATCCGGCATGACGGCACCCAATGGCACGCTGCCAACGCCCTTGACTCCGACCATGAATACAACGATGCGCGCATTGCGGATGTGAATCACGACGGCTATTGCGACATCACGGCCACGGATTGCTCAGGACACGCCATCTGGTTCAGAAACGACGGCGCCGGAGAATTCTCGCGCATGACGGAGATGCCGGCACAGCCTCGGCCCGAAACGATTCCGCATGCAGATGTGGAAGACGAGGCAATGCCGCTCGACAATGCAACGTCCGAAACGGATTCCGGGCCGCCGCCTCCGGATGATCAGGAACGGCAGATCGCGGCAAAACACTTCTCGGCCACGATCGCGAAAATCGAAAATTCGCCGGACGATCAGGGAAAGCAACCCGATTCCGGAGACTTTTCCGAGGAAACCGGCAATCTTCGCATAGATCTGGAATCCGGTACCGTTGTCCGCGAAACTCCCGGCAACACGGGATCGACCATGGCACACACGGATGCGACCAATGCGTCGAGCGGATCAGGCAGGGATATTGTCGAAGGAACCGCCGGCGACAACACGCTTTCCGGCAATCAGGGAGGCGACCAGCTCTTCGGACGGGACGGCAACGACACCCTGCGCGGCGGAGCCGATGACGACGCCCTGTTCGGCGGCAACGGGCAGGACCGCCTGTCCGGCGATGCGGATCGGGACATTCTCGTCGGCAATCAGGGAAACGACCTTCTGGACGGCGGCACAGGGCAGGACTACCTGTTCGGCGGAGACGGCAATGATCTGCTCATCGGCGGCGCGGATCAGGACTACCTGTTCGGCGGCAGAGGCAGCGACGTGTTCGCCTACAAGAGCGCGGACCACGGCAACGACCGCATTCTGGATTTCAATCCGAATGAGGATACGGTTGAGCTGGACTTCAGCCACGGCCCCCTGATCATGGCAAATGGCGAATATTCCGGCATTTCGGGAACTGCGGGAAGCTGTCTGATATGGGAATCCTCTGGCAGTGATTCCGGTTCCCTGATCTACGACGAAGACGGTTCCCAACTCGGCGGCGAACATCTCATCGCCGCAATCGACCTTGCGGATACGGACGCGGACTTCGACCCCGGCGAATTGCTCACGGACATGTTCGACCCCCAGTCCGCATAG
- a CDS encoding acyltransferase family protein: MSEENAIKKRIAFLDVARFYGIVLVYYGHIVERIMYLKNPAATAQYKFIYSFHMPFFFLLAGFAAPPDKVFLPVRAFLRREAASRLVPYVFFTLVLVVLSLFFAGHFVVADLSTAKGYLVGTIATLTGFPAFNIPLWFLACLVSVEVLHFLLGRFLTTDARLLAVAGLMYLGGYWLTLKVQFIPGPNFWLLHEAPVVYALYLIGVLMRRRNFLSGKGMSWGMVGAVVVCGLAVLLTWNLNQGPFRLFDAVVIVLSGHGNVVWFPFTALAGSLLLLLLARLSQDVTWTAFLGRNALILFCLNGVFYHFLNGPFADWFARTLPGHAMSVTGACVVFSRVFHSGMRAIRVSAEPLCSATGGQACGAWTVHPGTGPGLMGGVKGTFAMRTGGRTCP; encoded by the coding sequence ATGTCGGAAGAAAATGCCATAAAAAAACGAATTGCGTTTCTGGACGTGGCCCGGTTCTACGGAATCGTGCTCGTGTATTACGGCCACATCGTGGAACGGATCATGTACCTGAAGAATCCGGCGGCAACCGCCCAGTACAAGTTCATCTACTCGTTTCACATGCCGTTCTTCTTTCTGCTGGCCGGTTTTGCAGCCCCGCCGGACAAGGTCTTTCTGCCCGTGCGCGCGTTTCTGCGGCGGGAGGCCGCGTCCAGACTGGTGCCGTACGTGTTCTTCACGCTGGTGCTCGTGGTGCTCAGCCTGTTTTTTGCCGGGCATTTCGTAGTGGCTGACCTGAGCACGGCCAAGGGGTATCTGGTCGGGACGATTGCCACGCTCACGGGATTCCCGGCCTTCAACATTCCGCTCTGGTTTCTGGCCTGCCTCGTGTCCGTGGAAGTGCTGCATTTTCTGCTGGGCCGTTTCCTGACCACGGATGCGCGACTGCTCGCGGTGGCCGGGCTCATGTATCTGGGCGGGTACTGGCTGACCCTCAAGGTGCAGTTCATCCCGGGGCCGAATTTCTGGCTGCTGCACGAAGCCCCGGTGGTCTATGCCCTCTATCTGATCGGCGTGCTCATGCGGCGGCGCAATTTCCTGTCCGGCAAGGGCATGTCGTGGGGAATGGTTGGGGCTGTCGTGGTCTGCGGGTTGGCCGTGCTCCTGACCTGGAATCTGAATCAGGGGCCGTTCCGGCTGTTCGACGCCGTGGTGATCGTGCTGTCCGGGCATGGCAACGTGGTCTGGTTCCCGTTCACGGCCCTTGCCGGAAGCCTGCTGCTTCTGCTGCTGGCGCGACTGTCGCAGGACGTGACATGGACCGCGTTTCTGGGGCGCAACGCCCTGATCCTGTTCTGTCTGAACGGCGTGTTCTACCATTTCCTGAACGGTCCGTTCGCGGACTGGTTCGCGCGTACCCTGCCGGGGCACGCCATGTCCGTGACAGGCGCGTGCGTGGTCTTTTCCCGCGTTTTCCATTCTGGGATGCGTGCCATTCGTGTTTCTGCTGAACCGCTATGCTCCGCAACTGGTGGGCAGGCCTGCGGTGCATGGACCGTTCATCCCGGCACTGGTCCGGGCCTGATGGGCGGAGTGAAAGGAACGTTCGCTATGCGGACTGGGGGTCGAACATGTCCGTGA
- a CDS encoding TetR/AcrR family transcriptional regulator — protein sequence MTTKQQEKSRQTQQELKSAGMALFREKGFLETSVAEITQRAGYAKGNFYRHWDSKDDLFLEIVEDKLQRYRNSRDRVFSDATNLEEALRFIWDFLENMVADHNWAKVFLEFTVQAARKPELRTELNQSKYRLSNKVFAGLVRDFVETDYPPEKIGAMNTALFEGFMVHNALETGVLTLEDVREAAITLALSRGVKQPE from the coding sequence ATGACAACGAAACAACAGGAAAAATCCAGACAGACGCAGCAGGAACTCAAGTCTGCGGGCATGGCCCTGTTCCGCGAAAAGGGATTTCTGGAGACCTCCGTGGCCGAGATCACCCAGCGGGCCGGGTATGCCAAGGGCAATTTCTACCGCCACTGGGACAGCAAGGACGACCTGTTTCTGGAAATCGTGGAAGACAAGCTCCAGCGGTATCGCAACTCGCGCGACCGCGTGTTCTCCGACGCCACGAATCTGGAAGAGGCCCTGCGCTTCATCTGGGACTTTCTGGAAAACATGGTGGCGGATCACAACTGGGCCAAGGTGTTTCTGGAGTTCACGGTGCAGGCCGCGCGCAAGCCGGAACTGCGCACCGAGCTGAACCAGAGCAAATATCGCCTGTCGAACAAGGTGTTTGCAGGACTGGTCCGGGATTTCGTGGAGACCGACTATCCGCCGGAAAAGATCGGCGCCATGAACACGGCCCTGTTCGAAGGCTTCATGGTGCACAATGCGCTGGAGACCGGGGTGCTGACACTGGAAGACGTGCGCGAGGCCGCCATAACACTGGCCCTGTCGCGCGGCGTGAAGCAGCCCGAATGA